The Hymenobacter sp. 5317J-9 genome has a window encoding:
- a CDS encoding dipeptide epimerase yields the protein MPGTAIQSISLYKLLVPLKEPFVISLGPLTAVQNVVVVIRTRGGLVGYGECSPFLTINGESVDTCFVVGQYFAPALQGRDALDLAGNVAELDRIIYGNSSIKSAFDIALHDIAARHAGLPLYEFLGGRLGKPLHTDMTVSLGAPEKMQADAVRFQQEGFPAIKVKLGGAPDEDVARIRAIRAGIGMAHPLRIDANQGWQTADRAIAVLQALGEFNIEHCEEPILRQHFMELSRVRAASPIPIMADESCGDEHDAARLIGLQACQMLNIKLGKSSGFHRAQKIARLGEAAGLTLQVGGFLESRLGMTAAAHLALSNPAIQHCDFDTPLMFTADPVEGGFRYGPGGRIDMPAGPGLGATIAEAWLRRAEQVHF from the coding sequence ATGCCCGGCACCGCCATCCAGTCCATCAGCCTCTACAAGCTGCTCGTGCCGCTGAAAGAGCCCTTTGTTATCTCGCTGGGCCCGCTCACGGCGGTGCAAAACGTGGTGGTCGTCATTCGCACCCGGGGCGGCCTCGTGGGCTACGGCGAGTGCAGCCCCTTCCTCACCATCAACGGCGAGAGCGTGGACACCTGCTTCGTGGTGGGCCAGTACTTCGCGCCGGCCCTGCAAGGCCGCGACGCGCTGGACCTGGCCGGCAACGTGGCCGAGCTGGACCGCATCATCTACGGCAACAGCAGCATCAAGAGCGCCTTCGACATTGCCCTGCACGACATCGCGGCCCGGCACGCCGGCCTGCCGCTGTATGAGTTTCTGGGCGGCCGCCTTGGCAAGCCGCTGCACACCGACATGACCGTGAGCCTGGGTGCGCCTGAGAAAATGCAGGCCGACGCCGTGCGCTTTCAGCAGGAAGGCTTTCCGGCCATCAAGGTGAAGCTGGGCGGGGCGCCGGACGAGGACGTGGCCCGCATTCGCGCCATTCGGGCGGGCATTGGCATGGCGCACCCGCTGCGCATCGATGCCAACCAGGGCTGGCAAACCGCCGACCGCGCCATTGCCGTGCTGCAGGCCCTGGGCGAGTTCAACATCGAGCACTGCGAAGAGCCCATCCTGCGCCAGCACTTCATGGAGCTGAGCCGGGTGCGGGCCGCCTCGCCCATCCCCATCATGGCCGACGAAAGCTGCGGCGACGAGCACGACGCGGCCCGCCTCATCGGGCTGCAGGCCTGCCAGATGCTCAACATCAAGCTGGGCAAGTCGTCGGGCTTTCACCGGGCCCAAAAGATTGCCAGGTTGGGCGAAGCCGCCGGCCTCACGCTGCAGGTGGGCGGCTTCCTCGAATCGCGCCTGGGCATGACGGCCGCCGCCCACCTGGCCCTGAGCAACCCCGCCATTCAGCACTGCGATTTCGACACCCCGCTCATGTTCACCGCCGACCCCGTGGAAGGCGGCTTCCGCTACGGGCCGGGCGGGCGCATCGACATGCCCGCCGGCCCCGGCCTGGGCGCCACCATTGCCGAGGCGTGGCTGCGCCGGGCCGAACAAGTTCATTTCTGA
- a CDS encoding T9SS type A sorting domain-containing protein, whose amino-acid sequence MKTLLIALRAVLAGIGLALATPALAQTVPNGNFSTWATRNGVETPTGWLTTDDLLGGLFSTGAVTKTPTAYSAPYAAQLQTVSLPGGATFPGLLILGSTLRTSAGLPGGVPFTARPRNLQFYYQLQGSRAVADSAAMVVLLTRRLNGTTTVVAGGAYDFQTLASSYTLATVPLQYSSGLAPDSVFMVFYSGQARTVTAGSVLRIDDISFTGTATATRDAALAAQLSIAPNPSPDGRYRLSSPDAALLAAPLSVFDGTGRLVRREALAPWPGAPERTLDLSGLPAGIYSVRLDTPYGLLTHKLVR is encoded by the coding sequence ATGAAAACGTTACTTATCGCACTGCGCGCCGTGCTGGCCGGCATCGGGCTGGCCCTGGCCACTCCGGCCCTGGCCCAAACCGTTCCCAACGGCAATTTCAGCACCTGGGCCACGCGCAACGGGGTAGAAACGCCCACCGGCTGGCTCACCACCGACGACCTGCTGGGCGGGCTCTTCAGCACGGGGGCCGTCACGAAAACCCCGACGGCCTACAGCGCGCCCTACGCCGCCCAGCTCCAGACCGTGAGCCTGCCGGGCGGGGCGACTTTCCCGGGCCTGCTGATTCTGGGCAGCACCCTGCGCACGAGTGCGGGCCTGCCGGGCGGGGTGCCGTTCACGGCGCGGCCGCGCAACCTGCAGTTCTACTACCAACTGCAGGGCAGCCGGGCCGTGGCCGACTCGGCTGCGATGGTGGTGCTGCTCACCCGCCGCCTGAACGGCACCACGACGGTGGTAGCGGGCGGCGCCTACGATTTTCAGACGCTGGCCAGCAGCTACACCCTGGCCACGGTGCCCCTGCAATATTCCTCGGGCCTGGCCCCCGACTCCGTGTTCATGGTATTTTACTCCGGCCAAGCGCGCACCGTGACGGCGGGCTCGGTGCTGCGCATCGACGACATTTCCTTTACCGGCACGGCCACCGCCACCCGCGACGCCGCCCTGGCCGCCCAACTCAGCATCGCGCCCAACCCCAGCCCCGACGGCCGCTACCGCCTCAGCAGCCCCGACGCGGCCCTGCTGGCGGCCCCGCTCAGCGTGTTCGACGGCACGGGGCGCCTCGTGCGCCGCGAAGCCCTCGCGCCCTGGCCCGGCGCCCCCGAGCGCACCCTCGACCTGAGCGGGCTGCCGGCGGGCATCTACTCCGTACGGCTCGATACCCCCTACGGGCTGCTCACGCACAAGCTGGTGCGCTGA